Part of the Arthrobacter sp. MMS18-M83 genome is shown below.
CCCGCTCGAGGAGGCGGCCGCGGACATCCTCGGTGAACTCACCGCGCGCACCGGAGAGACCTCGTTCTTCGGCGTCTACAACGAACAGCGCCGGCAGATGATGTTCACCCACACGGTCGAATCCCCGCACCCTTTGCGCTACGTGCTGCGCAAGCACACCTGGCTGCCTCTCCACGCGGGCGCGAGCGGGCTCGCAATCCTCGCCTTCCTACCGGATGAGACCCGGCAAGAGATCTCCCACGGCGCGCTCCCCGCAGTGACTGCACGCACCCTCGTCGACCCCGATCGACTCTCCGAGCGACTCGAGGAGATCCGCCGGGACGGCTACGCCATCTCGCACGGCGAGCGAATCGACGGCGCGATCGCCATCGCCTCCCCGGTGTTCGGGCTCTCAGGCAACCTCGTCGTCGGCGATGTCGGCATCACAGTCCCCGAAAGCCGCTTCGACAGGGGCGCCGAATCCAATCTCACACGCCTCGTCAGAGACTCCGCCGCAGCCCTCACCGCCCGGATCGCGAGCTCCCGCGTAGCCACTCGACGCCAGCCCACTGAAGTGCTAGCCAAGAATTCTGACTGAAGGCGACACCTTTCGGGGCAACCCACTCGCGCCTGTCCAAGATCTTTTGAACCATCGCTTCGTCGAACATTGTTACCAATTGACTGGTCCTTTCGACGCCGATCATGCCTGGCTTGCCGCGGCGCTGCTGCTTCGCCTGGACCGGGTCGGGGCAACGGAAGCAACTGGCTCACCTCGGCACTCGTCGAGGCAGCCGCGTGCGCCGCGCGCAGCAAAAACAGCTACCTTTCGCCGCAACAGTCCCGGGCCCAGACCCGACTGGCGGTCACCAAACTGGAACGTCTAGGCCACACTGTCGTCATCGACCCAGCGGCCTGAACCGCGGGGCCCTTCCCTCCGAAGTAGCTCCTCCGGAGGGAACGTATTCGGAAACTGCTGCACGGATGATGCAGATGGCTGCTGCAAAGAGCATGTCCTCCCCACGCCGCGCGAGCCTGGCCGCGGCCGTCGGCCTTCCGGCCCTGATCAAGTTGCCCAACAACCAGTCCGAGGCAACGTGGGCCCGCCAGGATCAGGACGCGCGCTTGACATTGGGCACAGCGGTCGACCCGGAACGGCGCGTCGCGCTCTTGACAGGGCACTTTGACGGTGACAGCATGGTGCAAATCACACAACGAAACCCTCGTTTCGCTAAAGAGAACGCTTTCACATTCACTAACAAGTTTCACATTCACTAACAAGGAAGTTAGGAACGAAATGACTACGCCCCTCACACGGTCAATCGCGGTTAGGCCTTTCGCCTTGATCGTTGCGATCTTCATGACCATCGAACTCACCCCGATATTTGAAGTGACGATGGTGTTCGCGGCCATCCCCACACTCATGGCTGCCTTCAAAGCCGATGCATCCGCGATCTCCTGGGTGATCACGATCTTCTTGCTAACCGGAGCAGGCACAGCAGCAATTTCGGGGCGGCTCGGGGATATCTACGGCCGGAAAAAGATCCTCATCATTCTGATGCTGATCTCCGCTGCAGGTTCGATCATCAGCGTGATCACCGGCAACCTGGAGGGCGTGCTGATCGGTCGCGCATTGCAGGGAACCAGCGCAGGCCTCTTTCCGCTGCTTATCGGCGTCGCCCGCGAGGTTGCGCCCCCTTCCAAAGTGTCGGTTCTCATCAGCCTGACCTCGGGCATCGGTCTGATCGGTGGATCGCTGGGAGGCGTCGCGGCAGGCATCCTTCTCGGCGCCGGCGGTTGGCGCAGCATGTTCATCGCCTCGGCCATCCTGGCGATCGTGTCCATCCTGGTCGCACTTGCACTGCCCAAGTCGGTTGTTGCCGTGGCGGAACCCGGCCGGGTGGATGTGTTGGGCGGCATTTTGATGGCCCCAGCAATTGCAGCAATTCTGTACGGGTTCACAACGTCGCGCACTGAGGGCGCTAGCCCGTTGGTCGTCGGCCTCATCGTTATCGGAGCGCTCCTCTTCACCTTCTGGATCATCTGGGAACTGCGAATCAAGACCCCGATGTTCAACCTGCGGCTGTTCCGCAAGCGCTCATTGATTCTTGCTCTCGTCGCCACCGCTTTTGTATCGCTCGGTATCCTGTCGGCGCCCAGCCTGCTCACCCCCATCCTCCAGCAAAGCCCGACGAAGCTTCCTGTCGGCCTCGGCCTGACTCCGACCCAAGCCGGACTGTACGGGCTGATCTCAGGAGCGATCGCGTTCATCCTGTCACCGGTGGCAGGTCGGGTCGCCGGAAGGTTTGGGGGAAAGCTGATACTCGCCTTGGGCGCCCTGCTCGGAACCCTGGGATATTCCGGCTTCTTCATGTCGACCCATAGCCTCCCCCTTTCCATTGTCTCGATCGTGATCGGCTCGGTGGGGTCAGTGTTCCTCACCATAAGCATTCCGATTGTCATCGTCGAGAACGTGTCCGCCCGCGACACGAGCGAGGCCGTCGGTCTGATCTTCACGGTCGGGCGCACCCTCTTCAGCGCCAATGGCACCGCGATCATAGGTGTTGTGTTGGCGTCGAGCACCGTGCCTGGCACCACAGCACCGACCATTTCTTCATGGAATGCTGGGATCATTTTCATCGTCATCACGGGCGCGGTCGCCTTTGCTGCGGCTATGACCTTCAGAAAGTCGACACCGATGGACCGGCGCGGCGCGGTCATGGAGGCCCTCGTCGAGGTCGAAGAAGAAGCCCACAACGTGGAGGCGCCTGCAGCGACCCATTAGCTCGCCACGTGACTTCATGGTGTCCAGTTCCATTTACCGTTCCAGGAGTTGGCGCGGCGAAGTGGAACTGGACACCCCGACCTCGACCGCAGCAGGACCTTCGGTTCATTCATGGCGCAGCCTAGGGATCCGAGGTTGATGAACGAACATGGACAAGATAGCTTGCAACGAATGTGGCGAAGGCTTCGAACCGATTCGCACCTCGCAGCGGTTCTGCACAACACGCCGGGGCTCTGGCTCGGCTCCGGACTGGACGGCATCGTCCGAACAACCGGTGATCTCGACACGGAAACCGACGCGTAGGCTGTTTTCGACGACGTCACCCACCGGGACACCGGCACTCCCCTGGGCCGACCGCAGGCCAGCCCAATATCGTCCAAAACACCCAAGCACAAACCGCAACGCGCCGGGCCGTGGCCGGATTCGACCTCACCTTCAGCGTCCCCAAATCCGTGTCCGTGCTCTGGGCACTAAGCCCCGCGCCCTCCAGGGCCAGATCCTGCAGACCCACCATGACGCCGTCACCCGCCACCCTTCACTGGATCGAGGAATCGGTCATCCACACCCGTGCAGGACGCGACGGCATCGCCGCGCATCGGCACCCAGATGGGAGGGTCCCCACGCTCCCTCGACTTCGCCTGAACCCTGAGGTTCGATGGCGTCTGGGGTGCCGATGAACTGCCGGATCTTCCCCTCGATGCGGTAATCGACGCCTCGAACGCGCCGACCCTGCCAGCGAAGGCCCTTGAGCTAGCGGCACCGCGAGGCTGACAGCCAGCTCGCGGACCGGATGGCTGCGGAGATCAGCCGGTTGCTGCCCGGATATCCCCCCTCAGGGTGCTGCCGCGATCGCCGCGCACACCGCGGCACGGGGCGCGGCCGGGTCGGACGCACCGCCGAGGGACAGCGCCTTTACCAACAGGCTCTGGAGTTGGCCGTCGTGGCCTCCATTCGCCACCACGACACCGACTACGACGCACTACTCATGGCGGGCGTGCCCCGGCACAAAGCCCGCGAGGGGTCCGTGAAAAAGTGGGCGAGGTGCTCAACCGCTGGCGTCGGGGCTAAGACCGCTAAACGGCACACCCCTTCCCTCTCGTGGTCACGGCCCCCACGCAGAATCATTCACTCAGCCTCTCACGGTCGTCCGGTTGAGGATCCGTCACCGGAACAGTCCGCAATGTCGTTGGTATATCGGGCACGCAGCACATCCACAAAATGTCGCCGCTGCGGGTGAGAATTGGATCATGCCAACGCGTAACCCCGTCCCAAAGGCCGTAATCTCCACTCCAAGCACTTTCCGTTCGGTCAGGACCAATGTGTCCGATCTCCTCGCAGGGCCAAAGGTGGATGCCGATGGGAACATCGCGATGATCCTATCCGCACCGTCATGAAGCAGGTAAGGCTCCGGTACCCCGGGGCATGCCGGGTGTGCGGTGCCCCTCTTCTCCCGGCACAAAAGCGATCTACGAAACCGAAACAAGGACCGTCCGCTGCCTGGAGTGCGCCTCTAAGGCCAAGTCCGCAGATCTCGAACCACCTGCTGAGGATTCATCGCCCGCCGAGTCCGGAGTAGCCGGGTCGTCGGCCCGACGTGAATACGAGCGCCGCAAAGCCAAGGATGAGGAGAGGCTCCGGGAGAAATGGGGCCGCCTGGGCGGCCTCGCCGTGGCTCTCTCCGACGAGCGGCAAAGCACCAAGGCCTGGGATCGGGGTGCGGTTGGCGAGGAACTCCTCGGGACCAGGCTCGACTCTCTGGCCACCAACGGCATCGCGGTCCTTCACGACCGCCGCACCCCCGGATCGAAGGCCAACATCGACCACATAGCCATCACTCCGGGTGGAATCTGGGTGATCGATGCCAAGCGGTACGAGGGGCGACCCGAGCTGAAGATCGAGGGCGGCATCCTGCGGCCACGCGTCGAGAAGCTCCTCGTGGGCCGGCGCGACTGCTCGAAGCTGCTCGACGGGGTGCTCAAACAGGTCGGGCTCGTACGCGAACTCGTCGGGGAGGTGCCGGTCACCGGGGCGCTGTGCTTCGTCGAAGCCGACTGGCCCCTGATCGGGGGCGCATTCGCGACGCGTGGCATTCACGTGCTCTGGCCGAAACGACTGGCCAAAGTGCTTGCAGAGGAGACAGCCGGCAACGTTGATGTCGCCGCTATGCGTGAGTCTGTAGCCTCGCGGTTCAAATCCGCATAACATCCTTGTCGACGCTAGACATTCAGCGCAAAGCAACAGCAGGCACGCCTGACTGTAAACAGCCAGGTCATGCAGCTCCGGAGCTCAGAGCCCGCACATGCATTGAGTGCATATACGTCGAAGGCTCAGGGGCGGACCGCCATGGGCACTTCCATAAAGCAGACGTAAGTGTGGACACTGTCCACAGCCCCTTTGGCAGGACAAGCGGACAGGCCCAGCTCCCCCTTGCGGCCGGAAGTAGCTTTCCAAGAAACTTCGGAGCCAAGGTCGGATTCATCATGTTGCACCCCGGACCCTGAACCATGAACTGGTGTTGGCCATCCAGGACCAACCTGACCGAACCGGAACGAGGAACCGCATAACCGCACCTCAGAGCAGGCGGACGGCCCACCAGCCAGGACTGTCAACGGCAACTTAGAAGTGACCGGTGGCGGCATGTTGGTTTGACCGCTGGCGGCAAGTGATTGACCGGTCGCGGCAAGTATTTTTGGACAGGGTCAGGCGCCCCGGGCATGCCGGGTTTCAGTGCGCCTGACCAGGGTTTGGGGTTAGTTCATGGGGCGGGTTCCTTTCCCGTTCTGGGCTTGCATGAGCCGGACGGACTCGCCGCTGGTTTGGCAGAGGTGGGCGTGGTGGAGAAGCCGGTCAACGGTCGCGGTGGCGATGGTTTTGGGCATGAGCTCATCGAACCCGGAGGGGTGGATGTTCGAGCTGATCGCCAGGGACCGCTTCTCGTAGGAGGCCTCCACGACGCGGTAGAAGCCCTCGGCCGAGTCCGCGGAAACCGGCAGCAGGCCGATGTCATCGATGCAGATCAAATCCACGTTGGTGGCCCGGGTGATGGCTTTGTTCACGCTGTCATCGATGCGGTGCCGGCGCACGAGCGCACCGAGGTCTTCCATGCTCAGCCAGGACACGGACATGCCCTGGTCGATGGCCTGCTGGCCCAAGGACTCCAGCAGCAGGGTTTTGCCGGTGCCGGAGGGCCCGCACGCGATCAGGTTCTCCCGCCGCCGCACCCATTCCAGCGTCCGCAGGAACGATGTCGTTGCGGCCGGGAGGGTGGACAGAGCCTCGTCCCAGACATCGAAGGTCTTCCCGGAGGGGAAACCTGCGCGTTTGCGCCGGGTGGCCAGCATCGAGGCGTTCCGACCGGTGGCTTCGGCTTCGAGCAGGACACGGACGACCTCGGTGGGGTCCCAGCGCTGGGCTTTCGCGGTGGCCAGGACATCGGCGACGACGGCGCGGGCGTGCGGCATCCGGGTCGTGCGCATAAGCGCGATCACCTGCTCCACCGCCGCGTCGGTCAGGGGCGGGGACATGGTGTCAGCGCTCATCGAGGGCTCCTTCAAAATCGCCGTCAACGACTGGATCGGTGGTCGGGGCGGTCGTGGGTGTCGTGCCGAAATTCGCCCAGGAGCCGGTGCCCTGGCTCAACCATTGGCCCTGGTCGGTGACGGTGCGGGTGGTGCCGGTTGTGTGGCCTGTGCCGCCGGCGGTATTGACGATGGAGCACAGGTCCTCGTGGGTGAAGCGCTGGTGCACCGCTGCCGCCCCGAGGCCCTTGTCGACCTCGCCGGCGCCCAGGACCTTGGCCAGGGTGACGGCGCGTTCCATTTTGTGCCGGATCTTCTGGGTTCCGGCAGCGGCGGCTTCCTTGAGCCAGAGCGCGGCGCCGGCGCCGATGGCCAGGAACTCTTCCTCGGCCTTGTTGGTGGGGCGGATGACCCGTTCGAGGGCACCGGACGGGGCCGGCGGGAAATGGGCGTCGATGATCGCCGGGGTCCCTGGGCGGGTGAGCTGGTGCCGTGCGACCTCCACCGGGCCGGCGTCCCCGACGTGGACGATGACGACCTCGGTCTCGGTGCCGCGGACCCAGACCATCTCACCCATCAGGGTGTGCGGGACGGAGTACCGGGACTGCTGAAAGGTGATCATGGGCGTGTTCGGCGGGACCTGGCGGGTGTGGCCGAAACTGGCCGTGACGGGGGTTTCCGGGACCGGGTGCAGCCGGGGACGTTCGAGAACGCGGAGCATGTCCTTGGGGATCTCCAGAGTGGCCCGGTGAACCCGCGAGTTCACCTCCTCCATGAACGCCTCACACGCAGCCTCCAGCTCGGCGAAGGACCGGTACTCGGGCAGCAGGTTCGTCTCTTTGGGGACGAGGTCGGCTTTGGCGATCTTGACCGCGTTCTCGACCCCGCCCTTGGAGGCCGGGTCGGCCGGGATGCACGTCTGCATGGACGTCGAATAGTGCCTGGAAAACGCCACGATCTGCGCGTTCCGCACGGGGATTCCGGCGACGTGCTCGATCGTGACCGTCTTCTCGTTGTCAGTCAAAATGTAGGTCGGGATCCCGCCGATCAGCCTAAACGTCCGGTCCAGGGCGGCGAAGACGCTCGGCATGGTCTTGTCCCGCAAGGCGATCACGATCCGGAACCGCGAGAAGGCCAGCCAAGCGACGAACAACACGGTCTTCACACCGTCAACCACGGGGCCATCCCCGTAGTCGAACTGGAGCCATAGACCCGGCTCCGGCGTCCAGGGCCGGTGCACGCGCACGTTCCGGGCCCGGTATTTGGCCTTCAGTTCAGCCAGCGTTGTCCTGGTTGTCCGCTCACACCCGGTGAACCCTAGAGCGAGGAGCTTCTCATGCACGACATCACCGCGGATCTTCCCACGGGACTGCTCGACCCAGGAGATCATCTGCGGCAGGAACGGGTCGGTCATCCGGCCGCGGTGCCGGGCCACCGGCGCCTGCGCGCCTTCCTGACGGGCCTTCACATAAGAGCGCACCGTATTGTGTGAAACGCCGCAGATCTTCGCGGCATCCCGGTAGGACCGGGTCAAATCGTAAGCAGCTAAAATTTCCATGAACTCTCCTGGAGACTTCATAACGAGCCCCTTCCTTCCCGCAACGGGTGAAATACACGATTGGCATCGCCATTTCACCGCGGAAGGAAGGGGCTCTCCCCGTAACGACACGAGGAATGGACAAGGGGGAATCCCGGCACGCCAAGCCACCCGTAGTGGCCGACTGCTGTTCAAAAATGCTTGCCGCCGCTGGTCAAAACCACTGCCGCGAACGGTCAATCAGTTTTGCCGTCTCCGGTCAGTTTAAAGTTGCCGCTTACACAGGACCCTGAACCCGCCACCCACACACCTGAACAGGCCACCGCGGCGGCCAGGCCACAGCCGCGAACCAGCGTCAGAGGGACCTGGTCACAAGCCTTGTACACACGTTAAAGCAAAAACCCCCTCTGACGAGGGGAAACAGTATGCCCGAGTTGGGACTCGAACCGCATTCCAGGCCCCGGCAACACAGGGAAGTCCAGAAAACATGCCGAGTACGGGCCGGTCCGGCCGATGTACGACCCAATCCGAAGCCAAAAGTGTTGACAGTACTGTCAACACCCGCCGATCCGAATCCGCAAGCTTCCACATCGGCCGCTCAACAGTATGACTTACGACCTCTCGGGGTAGAGCTACGAACTTACGACCCCGTTTCCGCAGCGATCGCGATTCGACGCCTTGTCAGCAGGCGGACCACCACGGTGGGGGCCTTCCTGGCAACGCCGAGCAGCCGTATAACCATGTCATGACACCCTTTCCCGGGGTGTCATGACACCGCGTAGACTTGGTCGTGAAGGTCAAACCCTCTGAGAGGAGCGCACCATGTCGACCGGGACGCCACGGCACACAATCCGGGTCAGCGACGAACTGTGGAACGACGCCCACCGCAAAGCCGTGCGGGAAGGCACGTCCGTGTCCGAACTCATCCGTACCCGGCTCCACGAGTACGTCACAGCCCCGGTCAAGCACCCGCACACCATCGCCGATTCCCTCGTGTACCTGGTCCCGGGCGCTTTCAATGACCTGCACGGCCCCGCCACCGGCTCGGTCGAACTCCCGCTGCACCTGGACTGGGGACCGGAGACAAGCTACAACCTGGACGATGACGGAAGCTGCTCGGTGCTGTACCAACTCACCCTGCAGAACTCCGGATCCATCGAAGAAATCTGCCGCATCGTCCACCCGGGACGGCTGACCGCCCTCTGGCCGACCATGATCCTGCCTCCACGGTGCAGGCAGCTCTGGGAAAACACGTTCCCCAGCTCCCCGCCACCCGCGAAGCGAAGGAACACCCGTCATGGACGACGCTCAGCGTCTAGCAGCCAGGATCGCCCTCGACGTCCTGGCCGACGACGGCTTCCTCCTCGCCGGCGGCCAGGCCCTGATCGAACACGGCATCACCGAACGCCCCTCGGACGACATCGACCTCTTCGCCCTCCACCGACGCCACACCCCGGCAACCTTCGCCGCATCGGTACAGAAAATGACAGCCGCCCTCGAAGCCGCCGGATACACGATCGAGATCACCCGACAATACGAGGAGTTCGCCAGCATCACCATAGGACACAACGACGAAGCCGTCGTCATCGACCTCGGACTGGACTGGTGGGAGAACTCCCCCGCCATCATCGACATCGGCCCCATCCTCTCCCTGAACGACTCCGTCGCGTCCAAGCTGCTCGCCGTCTACTCACGCGGCTACGCCCGCGACTACCTCGACGCCTACTCCATCATCACCAGCCACCGTTTCACCCACCAGCAACTGATCACCCCCTGCCAGCGCCGGGACCCGACCCTGGACCTCCCAACCTTCGGCGCCGCCATCGCCAGGCACCGGACACTCCCCGCCGCCGAATTCACCAAATACGGCCTCCACCCCGGCGAGCTCCCCGCCCTCAGCACCACCCTCCTGGACTTCGCCAAGACAACCCACAACGCCCGCCGCAACCCCGGCGCAACCCAGACAGACGCAGCCAACCCCGCCGGGCCGCCAAACCCCAAACCCGGCCTGGAACTGCTCTAACCGACTCGGATCAGCTCACGCCCGGTTCTCGGTAAAACTCCGCCGGCCGTTGTCCTCGTAACCATGACTGAAGTCCGGGTACGTTCAACACTCTGGATCTGACGGCAGCGCCCTTAAATTACTCCATCGAGGGTCATCTCATCTCTGTTGATGTCTATTGTCAGAGCGGGTTGGTCGACTTCGCCTATGACACCAGCTGCCGCGCGGATCTTTGTGTTCAACCTGGCGGTACCTCTTAACCGACGGCGTGGTTCGCTAAGCGACAAGCGGCCAAGGCGGCCCGATTGCGGGTCCCCGACCGGCCGCAATTCCGGACTGTTAGCTGGGCGGACCGATAAAAGGTTCGACGTCCGCAAGGAATCGATCTCCCTTCTTCGTGCGGCCGGGAATCCTCAGCCAAGTCGGTCTAACGCACAATCCCTTCAGAGCCCCTAATCGTGCCCGTTCGCCGATGCCCGCTCGGTCAGCCATTTCGACACCTGGTCTTTGAAAGGCTGTAGGCGCCGATACGCATCGCGGGCGAATGAAATCTGCCATTCGAGATCGGCCTGCCTAACCGGCTATCTCTTTACCGAGTCCCTCGTCGATGATTCCCAATCTCACAGCCGCAGCCACCTTGCTATCGAATCTGATCTTCGAATCCCGCGTGCGGCGCGTTACGCGCACCGCCCCGACGATACTGCCGGAGTCGCCCCCCTTGAGCCCCCGAATCCGGTTCATGATGTGACCAGGCAGCTAGCGCTCGATCAAGGTCTCATACTCAAAGAGGCGCTGAACCTCAGGCGCGTCCGCTGCTTCGACGAACAATAGGTGGTGGATGGACGCCTCGTAAATGGATGCATACTGCTGGACCTGCAACTGAACCTGAGCCTGCCTCGCCCAATTCCCGTCGACCCTCAACCCCTCCCAGAGCTTGTAGAGGTATCTCGCGGCGTAGAACTCTTGCCCGATCCGCTGGCGAAGCTCCAGGTCACTAATGAAGTCGAAGTAGTCCACATGCCAGGCGACGTCGCCGGGGAGGTCGTTACGCGCGTACTCGACCGCTTCTGATCGGGCTGGCTCTCGGAGTGGCATAAACGGCCTTTCAGTCCTGAATATATTCGTCGGACATACTCTAGGTGTTTGGCACGAAGAGTGCCGGGTCGCCT
Proteins encoded:
- the istA gene encoding IS21 family transposase — encoded protein: MKSPGEFMEILAAYDLTRSYRDAAKICGVSHNTVRSYVKARQEGAQAPVARHRGRMTDPFLPQMISWVEQSRGKIRGDVVHEKLLALGFTGCERTTRTTLAELKAKYRARNVRVHRPWTPEPGLWLQFDYGDGPVVDGVKTVLFVAWLAFSRFRIVIALRDKTMPSVFAALDRTFRLIGGIPTYILTDNEKTVTIEHVAGIPVRNAQIVAFSRHYSTSMQTCIPADPASKGGVENAVKIAKADLVPKETNLLPEYRSFAELEAACEAFMEEVNSRVHRATLEIPKDMLRVLERPRLHPVPETPVTASFGHTRQVPPNTPMITFQQSRYSVPHTLMGEMVWVRGTETEVVIVHVGDAGPVEVARHQLTRPGTPAIIDAHFPPAPSGALERVIRPTNKAEEEFLAIGAGAALWLKEAAAAGTQKIRHKMERAVTLAKVLGAGEVDKGLGAAAVHQRFTHEDLCSIVNTAGGTGHTTGTTRTVTDQGQWLSQGTGSWANFGTTPTTAPTTDPVVDGDFEGALDER
- a CDS encoding nucleotidyl transferase AbiEii/AbiGii toxin family protein, with product MDDAQRLAARIALDVLADDGFLLAGGQALIEHGITERPSDDIDLFALHRRHTPATFAASVQKMTAALEAAGYTIEITRQYEEFASITIGHNDEAVVIDLGLDWWENSPAIIDIGPILSLNDSVASKLLAVYSRGYARDYLDAYSIITSHRFTHQQLITPCQRRDPTLDLPTFGAAIARHRTLPAAEFTKYGLHPGELPALSTTLLDFAKTTHNARRNPGATQTDAANPAGPPNPKPGLELL
- a CDS encoding DUF2293 domain-containing protein; translated protein: MELAVVASIRHHDTDYDALLMAGVPRHKAREGSVKKWARCSTAGVGAKTAKRHTPSLSWSRPPRRIIHSASHGRPVEDPSPEQSAMSLVYRARSTSTKCRRCG
- a CDS encoding IclR family transcriptional regulator, whose translation is MSTNETAAESEPVADRQRHPLARGIELLTIMVDTGEDSYGVRELGSLMGVSASTAHRLLTDLEKLGMVGRTPDGAYRLGLEFLRLAWATTARLPLEEAAADILGELTARTGETSFFGVYNEQRRQMMFTHTVESPHPLRYVLRKHTWLPLHAGASGLAILAFLPDETRQEISHGALPAVTARTLVDPDRLSERLEEIRRDGYAISHGERIDGAIAIASPVFGLSGNLVVGDVGITVPESRFDRGAESNLTRLVRDSAAALTARIASSRVATRRQPTEVLAKNSD
- a CDS encoding MFS transporter, which codes for MTTPLTRSIAVRPFALIVAIFMTIELTPIFEVTMVFAAIPTLMAAFKADASAISWVITIFLLTGAGTAAISGRLGDIYGRKKILIILMLISAAGSIISVITGNLEGVLIGRALQGTSAGLFPLLIGVAREVAPPSKVSVLISLTSGIGLIGGSLGGVAAGILLGAGGWRSMFIASAILAIVSILVALALPKSVVAVAEPGRVDVLGGILMAPAIAAILYGFTTSRTEGASPLVVGLIVIGALLFTFWIIWELRIKTPMFNLRLFRKRSLILALVATAFVSLGILSAPSLLTPILQQSPTKLPVGLGLTPTQAGLYGLISGAIAFILSPVAGRVAGRFGGKLILALGALLGTLGYSGFFMSTHSLPLSIVSIVIGSVGSVFLTISIPIVIVENVSARDTSEAVGLIFTVGRTLFSANGTAIIGVVLASSTVPGTTAPTISSWNAGIIFIVITGAVAFAAAMTFRKSTPMDRRGAVMEALVEVEEEAHNVEAPAATH
- a CDS encoding nuclease-related domain-containing protein yields the protein MPGVRCPSSPGTKAIYETETRTVRCLECASKAKSADLEPPAEDSSPAESGVAGSSARREYERRKAKDEERLREKWGRLGGLAVALSDERQSTKAWDRGAVGEELLGTRLDSLATNGIAVLHDRRTPGSKANIDHIAITPGGIWVIDAKRYEGRPELKIEGGILRPRVEKLLVGRRDCSKLLDGVLKQVGLVRELVGEVPVTGALCFVEADWPLIGGAFATRGIHVLWPKRLAKVLAEETAGNVDVAAMRESVASRFKSA
- a CDS encoding ATP-binding protein — its product is MSADTMSPPLTDAAVEQVIALMRTTRMPHARAVVADVLATAKAQRWDPTEVVRVLLEAEATGRNASMLATRRKRAGFPSGKTFDVWDEALSTLPAATTSFLRTLEWVRRRENLIACGPSGTGKTLLLESLGQQAIDQGMSVSWLSMEDLGALVRRHRIDDSVNKAITRATNVDLICIDDIGLLPVSADSAEGFYRVVEASYEKRSLAISSNIHPSGFDELMPKTIATATVDRLLHHAHLCQTSGESVRLMQAQNGKGTRPMN
- a CDS encoding relaxase domain-containing protein, whose translation is MAGFDLTFSVPKSVSVLWALSPAPSRARSCRPTMTPSPATLHWIEESVIHTRAGRDGIAAHRHPDGRVPTLPRLRLNPEVRWRLGCR